One region of Baekduia soli genomic DNA includes:
- a CDS encoding ferritin-like domain-containing protein produces MSEELEVLHKAVLKTGAPEHSRRKFMMGAAGALGGMGLIGSLPSAASAATGPANPNNTTQTILNVAATAEVLATIVNTLGYRRPIVKDKVTRRNIGAAAQEELAHYNTLIGLGATPLTKRIWVPNAVLASQTGLLTTLVAGDQIFVNAYLIGVGAFAKADPKLAAVPAEFMGAEAVHRALALQSLGQLGNDRIYMKVDFTDILDAVKALQAAGFGFGAKGAKPGQFFDFDDITPRTPTFAEVNTPDPTPIDA; encoded by the coding sequence ATGTCCGAAGAGCTCGAAGTCCTCCACAAGGCCGTCCTCAAGACCGGCGCCCCGGAGCACTCGCGGCGGAAGTTCATGATGGGTGCGGCCGGTGCGCTAGGGGGCATGGGTCTCATCGGATCGCTGCCGTCGGCGGCATCGGCGGCCACGGGTCCGGCCAACCCCAACAACACGACCCAGACGATCCTCAACGTCGCGGCGACGGCCGAGGTCCTGGCGACGATCGTCAACACGCTGGGCTACCGCCGCCCGATCGTTAAGGACAAGGTCACGCGCCGCAACATCGGCGCCGCGGCCCAGGAGGAGCTGGCGCACTACAACACGCTCATCGGGCTCGGCGCCACACCGCTGACCAAGCGGATCTGGGTCCCCAATGCCGTGCTGGCCAGCCAGACGGGTCTCCTGACGACGCTGGTCGCCGGCGACCAGATCTTCGTCAACGCCTACCTCATCGGCGTCGGCGCGTTCGCCAAGGCCGATCCCAAGCTCGCCGCCGTGCCGGCGGAGTTCATGGGCGCTGAGGCCGTGCACCGGGCACTCGCGCTGCAGTCGCTCGGTCAGCTCGGCAACGACCGCATCTACATGAAGGTCGACTTCACCGACATCCTCGACGCCGTCAAGGCACTGCAGGCCGCTGGCTTCGGCTTCGGGGCCAAGGGCGCCAAGCCCGGGCAGTTCTTCGACTTCGACGACATCACGCCGCGCACGCCGACGTTCGCCGAGGTCAACACGCCGGACCCGACGCCCATCGACGCTTAG
- a CDS encoding ferritin-like domain-containing protein — MHDQVSVVDFDGDEAVAEAVAGLQEAGSTRGAFFRRAGAVAGAGAAAVLLPSAVAQARSGGSKKNDIKILNFALTLEYLEAAFYAEALAVGGYTGSVLNFAQVVASHEATHVATLQGVLGSKAVKKPSFDFKGTTRHWHSFLRTSKVLEDTGVAAYQGQAPLIHQNAVLGPAGAILAVEARHAAWVRDLLYAGKSVKPAPEAFSVPMSMSEVLSAVKKTGFITS, encoded by the coding sequence ATGCATGACCAGGTGAGCGTCGTCGACTTCGACGGCGATGAGGCGGTGGCCGAGGCCGTCGCCGGACTGCAGGAGGCGGGATCGACCCGAGGAGCGTTCTTCCGACGTGCGGGCGCCGTGGCCGGCGCCGGCGCCGCGGCGGTGCTGCTTCCGTCGGCCGTCGCCCAGGCCCGCAGCGGCGGGTCAAAGAAGAACGACATCAAGATCCTCAACTTCGCGCTGACGCTCGAGTACCTCGAGGCCGCGTTCTACGCCGAGGCCCTGGCCGTTGGTGGCTACACGGGCTCCGTGCTGAACTTCGCCCAGGTCGTCGCCTCGCACGAGGCCACGCACGTGGCGACGCTCCAGGGCGTCCTCGGGTCCAAGGCCGTCAAGAAGCCGAGCTTCGACTTCAAGGGCACCACGCGCCACTGGCACTCGTTCCTGCGCACCTCGAAGGTCCTCGAGGACACCGGGGTCGCCGCCTACCAGGGCCAGGCCCCGCTCATCCACCAGAACGCGGTGCTCGGGCCGGCCGGGGCGATCCTCGCCGTCGAGGCCCGCCACGCCGCGTGGGTGCGCGACCTGCTCTACGCGGGCAAGTCCGTCAAGCCCGCGCCGGAGGCGTTCAGCGTCCCCATGTCCATGTCCGAAGTCCTGAGCGCGGTCAAGAAGACCGGCTTCATCACGTCCTGA
- a CDS encoding ferritin-like domain-containing protein, protein MFTTKPRVDLSGVVAFDRDGALQETEEHARRTSRRGFLRASGLAVGGAAVAGSVLPGTALAAGTPKGDVAILNFALTLEYLETAFYAAALKQADLKGEHLRLARTVHAHEAAHVAALKKALGSAAVKKPSFDFGSAVASQGAFSSTAITLEDTGVQAYQGQTPFIRSNAIFKAAISIHPVEARHAAWIRNISGQAPAPDAFNPALTKAQVLAAVTGTGFIQ, encoded by the coding sequence ATGTTCACCACCAAGCCCAGGGTCGATCTGTCCGGGGTCGTCGCCTTCGACCGCGACGGCGCCCTCCAGGAGACTGAAGAGCACGCCCGGCGCACCTCGCGCCGCGGCTTCCTGCGGGCCTCCGGCCTCGCCGTCGGCGGCGCGGCCGTCGCCGGCAGCGTCCTGCCCGGCACCGCCCTCGCGGCGGGCACCCCGAAGGGCGACGTCGCGATCCTCAACTTCGCGCTGACGCTCGAGTACCTGGAGACCGCGTTCTACGCCGCGGCGCTCAAGCAGGCCGACCTCAAGGGCGAGCACCTGCGGCTGGCCCGCACCGTGCACGCCCACGAGGCAGCGCACGTCGCCGCGCTGAAGAAGGCGCTGGGCTCTGCCGCGGTCAAGAAGCCCTCGTTCGACTTCGGCTCGGCCGTCGCGAGCCAGGGCGCCTTCTCCTCGACGGCCATCACGCTGGAGGACACCGGCGTGCAGGCCTACCAGGGCCAGACGCCGTTCATCCGGTCCAACGCGATCTTCAAGGCCGCCATCTCGATCCACCCCGTCGAGGCGCGCCACGCCGCGTGGATCCGCAACATCTCCGGCCAGGCACCGGCACCCGACGCGTTCAACCCCGCGCTGACCAAGGCACAGGTGCTCGCCGCCGTGACCGGGACCGGCTTCATCCAGTAA
- a CDS encoding replication-relaxation family protein translates to MTVDLLALRFGVSVQQARARVRRLEGEGLVVAVRAHVSEPKAIYLSPKGARAIGRRPRRKAPRAAVQREHELAVVELAAGLELAAHPGVEVLSERDCQGREADGLGRFSIDVLDDRGQSGRRWPDLIVCQGDRRVAIEIEFATKAASRLASIVASYLASELAEVRFLVASPALAARLARITTIERGRLANRRISTNVALSIAPWQHAPESVYAAIVRSAGAYG, encoded by the coding sequence GTGACCGTTGATCTGCTGGCATTGCGATTTGGCGTCAGCGTGCAGCAGGCTCGGGCCAGGGTCCGCCGTCTGGAGGGCGAGGGTCTCGTGGTGGCCGTGCGTGCGCACGTCTCAGAACCCAAGGCGATCTACCTGAGCCCCAAGGGCGCGCGGGCCATCGGACGCCGGCCGCGACGCAAGGCACCGCGGGCGGCGGTTCAGCGTGAGCACGAACTCGCCGTTGTCGAGCTCGCCGCCGGCCTCGAGCTGGCCGCGCATCCCGGTGTCGAGGTGCTCAGCGAGCGCGACTGCCAGGGCCGCGAGGCCGACGGTCTCGGTCGTTTCAGCATTGACGTCCTCGACGATCGCGGACAGAGCGGCCGTCGCTGGCCGGACCTCATCGTCTGCCAAGGCGACCGGCGGGTCGCCATCGAGATCGAGTTCGCGACCAAGGCCGCTAGCCGGCTGGCGAGCATCGTTGCTAGCTATCTCGCTAGCGAGCTCGCCGAGGTCCGCTTTCTCGTGGCCTCACCGGCGCTGGCCGCGCGCTTGGCCCGGATCACGACGATCGAGCGCGGCCGTTTGGCCAATCGTCGCATCAGCACCAACGTGGCCCTGAGCATCGCCCCGTGGCAACACGCACCGGAAAGCGTCTACGCCGCGATCGTCCGCAGCGCCGGCGCGTACGGATAA